GCGGCGCGGATGCTGCGCGATTTCTTTCAGTCGAGACGCTGATTCTCCAGCCGCTCGGCGGCCTGCAGCAATTGTCCGCGCAGCGCCTCGCGGCAGGCGTCGCCGGCCTCGAAAATGCGCGACGTCTTGAAGAGGTCGAGCGCGAGATATTGATGCACGGCGGGCGCGATCAGCACATCCGGCGGATCTTCCTCGATCATGCGCGAACTGATGGAATTCATCAGAATCTGGCTCGCGACGATGATGGTCTGGAAGGGCGAGGGCGCGCGGGTCTCGCTCTCGGGGCCGGAATTGCCCGAAACGTTCACGGCGACGATGATGTCCGCCTTGCCGGCGAGGTGATCGTAAGGCAGCGGATTGACGAGGCCGCCGTCGACGAGATAGCCGACCTCGCTTTTCGGCGGGCGCACCACGCCGGGGATGGCCATTGAGCCGGCGACGGCGGTGCGCAGCGCGCCGCGCGAAAAAACCGCCTCAGCGCGGCGGCGGAAATCCGTCGCGACGACCGTCATCGGAATTTCCAGCTCCTCGAACGTCTCCGGCATGCCCGCCGGCCAGAAGGCGTCGAGAAAGCGCACGCCGTCGAAAAGCAGCGGATGGGCGAGGCGAGTGAGAAGAGGCTGGCGCCGCCGCGCCCGCGCGTAAAGCAGCTTGCGCGCCAAAGCGATGTGATTGCCGAGAATGGCGTCAGTATGGGCGCGCAGCTCCGCGCCCGAAAATCCCGCGGCGTAAGCGGCGCCGATTATGGCGCCGATCGAGGTTCCCGCCATGGCGACGGGGCGCACGCCGATCTCGTCCAGCGCCTGCAAGACGCTGATATGAGCAAGTCCGCGCGCGCCGCCGCCGCCAAGCGCCAATGCGACGGTCTTTCCGCCGAGAACCCCGCCGCGACTCATCTCAGGAAAGGATCGAGCGCCCGGAGCGTCGCCTCGGGAGCCTCCTCCATGGCGTAGAGCCCGCTGTCGATGGCGACGCTCGTGACGTCGTCGCCCCATTCCTTCCAGGCGCCCCGCAGCGCGCCGCCAAGGCTGGGGAAAGTGGTTTCGCCGTAGAGAATGAGCGTCGGAACGAGAAGCTTTTTATCCGCGGCCTTGTCGGCGGCGAGCGCCTCTTTGTCGATTGTCGCGCCGGCCCGGTAATCCTCGCAGAAAGCGTGGATGCGGGTCGGGTCGTTGAAGGCGGCGTGATAGGCGGCGAGAGCTTGCGGGCCGAAGACGTCGAGCGATTTGTCCTTGCTCGAATCCTTCAGCGCGTCGTTGAGAAAATCCGCCGGATCGAGCGCGACGAGTTCTTCCGGCTGCGGAGCGTCCATGCTCAGAAACCGCGCCCGGCCGACGCGCCACAGATCGCTCGCGCCGAAATTATCGTCGACGGGCGCGATGTTGATCAGCGCCAGCCGGGTGAGGCGGCCCGGATGGTCGAGCGCGAGACGAAAGCCGACGCGCGCGCCGCGATCATGGCCGACGAGCGCGAATTGCACATGGCCGAGCGCCTCCATGACCCTGACGACGTCGCCGGCCATTTCGCGCTTGGCGTAAGCCTCGCCCTTTTCGCTCTCGGGCGCCGCGGACCAGCCATAGCCGCGCAGATCCATGACGACGACGGTGAAGCGTTCGGCGAGCTTCGGCGCGACCTTACGCCAGGCGACATGGGTTTGGCCGAAGCCGTGCAGCAATAAGACGGCGGGCCCCGCGCCATGGGACCGCGCAAAAATTTTTCCCGCCGGCGCGTCGATCCAGTGCGAGGCGAAACCGGGGAAGAGATCTGCAGATTCGGACATGAATGCAACCATGTTCAGGGAGAGGGCGCTGCGGCCGAAGCGCCATGGCGCTCGAGAGCCATCATTTTCAGGGAGGTTATATAGTAACGCTCCACGCCGCGGTCACGGTTTTTCTTATTCCATGTCTCAAGCGACTTTGTCACGGAAACCACGAACTTCCTTTGCTTGAAAAGCGCGCCGAAGCGTTAGAAGCTGGCTTAAGTCAAGAAACCCGTTCATCAAAATAGCGACGCTTCAGGGGAGGAGACGAATGAGCAAGATTGTCGACGAAGTCATGTCCGCCAATGCGGCCTATGTCTCGAATTTCGGTTCGAAGGGCGAGCTCGCGCTGCCGCCGGCGCGCGGCTTCGCCATTCTGACCTGCATGGACGCGCGTCTCGATCCGGCGAAATATGCCGGCCTTTCCGAAGGCGACGCGCATGTCATCCGCAACGCCGGCGGCCGCGCCTCGGACGACGCGATCCGCTCGCTCGTCATTTCGCACAAGCTGCTCGGCACCAAGGAGTGGTTCGTCATCCATCACACCAATTGCGGCATGGAGCTGTTCTGCGACGAGGTGATGAGCGAGTTGCTCGACGACAATCTGTCGACCGCGTCGCTCGATATGTCGACGCTGAAATGGTCGAACCCGCAGCATGGCGGCGGCTGCGCGGCGGGTCACTTCATCAAGTGGCACACGATCAAGAATCAGGAAGACAGCGTCGCGCAGGACGTCGCGCGCATCCGTTCGCATCCGCTGGCGCCGAAAAACATCCCGATCTATGGTTACATTTACGACGTGAAGACCGGCAAGCTCGTCGAAGTGCCGAAGGCGACGGAGATCGGCAAGGCGGCCTGATATTCCGCGACATCGTCTGAAAACGCCGTCATTGCGAGGAGCGAAGCGACGAAGCAATCCAGAATCGTGACGAGGCTCTGGATTGCTTCGCTTTGCTCGCAATGACCGCCCGACGGATCTGCGATTACCCCTGCACCGCGCCGCCGCGCGCGCGCCAGCCGCCCGTGCCGGGCGCGTAATGACGCACATCCTTGCGGCCGGCGGCGATCGCCTGGCCCAGCGCCTTGGCCGAGCGGCCGCCCGCCTGACAGATGATCACGCATTGGCCCTTCGGCAGTTGCGACGGATTGAACTGCGAGAGCGGCAGATTCTTCGCGCCCGGCACATGGCCTGCGGCATATTCATGCGGTTCGCGCACATCGATAATCGCGCAAGCGCCTTCCTTCACGACGCGCGCGAAATCATCATGCTCGATCGTCGGCGGCTCCTTGCCGCCGCCGCCCATGAGTTTCGACATCAGACCCGACAGCATCTTCTTCTTCCTTCTTTTCACTCAGGCGGATTTCGCCTGCGGATTCTCGGCGTCGAACTGCGTGAAGGCCGCGAGCGCATGGCTCGCATACATTACGGAAGGTCCGGCGCCCATGTAGATCGCCATGGCGAGCGTCTCCATCACCTCGTCGCGGGACGCGCCCCGCTGCGCCGCCGCCTTGGCGTGGAAAGCGATGCAATCGTCGCAGCGCGCGGAGACGCTCACGGCGAGCGCGATCAGCTCTTTCGTCTTCGCGTCGAGCGCGCCGGGAGCGCCCGCCGTCGTCGCCATAGACGAAAAGGCTTTCATGACGTCCGGCGCGCCGATGCGCAGATCGCGCAGATCGGCGGACAGAGCTTTGGCGAGTTCGGGCCAGTCATTTGTCATGGCGTCATCCTTTCTGGCGCATGCGGCGCCTCTGGCCGTTCGTCGTCGCGCAGGACGACATAGATGGCGGGGATCACGAGCAGGGTCAGCGCCGTGGAAGAGGCGAGGCCGAAGACGAGCGAAATTGCGAGACCCTGAAAGATCGGGTCGGTCAGGATGAAAGCCGCGCCAATGATCGCCGCCGCGGCGGTGAGGAAAATCGGCTTGAAGCGCACCGCGCCCGCTTCCACCAGCGCCGCGCGCAGAGGCATGCCCTTCTCGCGCAGATGGCGGATGAAATCGACGAGCAGAATCGAGTTGCGCACCACGATGCCCGCGAGCGCGATGAAGCCGATCATAGACGTCGCCGTGAAAGCGGCGTTGAAGAGGAGATGCCCGATCACGATGCCGACCAGCGTCAAAGGCACGGGCGCGAGAATGACGAGCGGCAGCTTGAAGGAGCCGAACTGTGCGACGACGAGCAGATAGATGCCCAGGAGAGCGACCATGAAGGCCGCGCCCATGTCGCGGAAAGTGACGTAAGTGACTTCCCACTCGCCGTCCCACAGGAAGGTCGGCTGCGCGTCGTCGAGCGGCTGGCCGTGATATTTGACCGTCGGCGCGCCGTCCTTGCCCCAGTCCATTTTCTTGATCTCATCCTCGACGGCGAACATGCCGTAGATCGGCGCCTCGAAGCGGCCGGCGACTTCGGCGCTCACCATCTCGGCGAAGCGGCCGTTATGGCGGAAGATCGGATAGGAGCCGAGCTCGCGCGTCGCCTTCACGACGTCGCCGAGCTCCACATTCGCGCCCTGCCGCACCGTGCCGCCGGCGGGGAGCGGCGTCGAGAGGATGCGTTCGCTCGGCGTCATCTCCGAACGGGGCAAAGCGACGGTGATGTCGATCGGCTTGGCGCCGCCGCCTCTTTGCGAGAAGCCGATCTTCACGCCGCCGACCAACGCCCCGATCGTGTCATAGACCGCACGCTCCTCGACGCCATGATATTCGAGCGCCTCCTGATCGATAGCGAAGCGAAGCCGTTCGGCGCGCTGGCCGAAACTGTCATCCGTATCGACGACGAAGTCGACCGCGTCGAAAGCCTTGCGCAGCCTGGACGCAAGATCGCGCCGCGTCTGCGCATCCGGGCCGTAAACTTCGGCGAGAAGCGTCGAGAGCACGGGCGGCCCCGGCGGCACTTCCACGACCTTGACGGCCGTGCGCGCCGGCATGGGAAGGCCCTTGAGTTTCTCGCGCACCTCGAGCGCGATGGCGTGCGACGCGCGTTTGCGTTCGTCCTTGGGAAGCAGGTTGATCGCAAGATCGCCCATCTCCGGCATGTTGCGCACGTAATAGTGACGCACCAGACCATTGAAGTTGAAGGGCGCGGCCGCGCCCGCATAGGACTGGACGGAAGTCAGCTCCGGAATGTCCTTGAGCCGTTCCGCCGCAGCCGTCAGCACGCGATCCGTTTCTTCGAGCGACGCTCCGCGCGGCAGATCGACGACCACCGCAATTTCCGACTTGTTGTCGAAGGGCAGAAGCTTCACGCGCACGCTCTTCGTATAGAAGAGCCCCAAGGACAGCAGCGTCGCGACGCCCACGGCGGCGAGAAATTTCTTCGACCGGTCGCGTCCCTCGAGCAGAGGCGTGGCGATGCGCGCATAAAAGTCGCCCATGGCGCCGCGTTCATGCGAATGGTCGTGACCAGCGCCGCCCTCCTGTTCGAAACGCTTGCCGGCGATCTTCAGCAAAAGCCAGGGCGTGATCGTCATGGCCACGAAGAAGGAGAAGACCATGGCGAGCGAGGCGTTCGCCGGAATGGGGCTCATATAGGGACCCATGAGGCCCGAAACGAACATCATCGGCAGAAGCGCGGCGATGATCGTCATCGTCGCGACGATGGTCGGATTGCCGACCTCGGCCACCGCCTCGACCGCCGTATCGATCAGGCTTCTCTCGCCGCGCATCCGCCAATGGCGGACGATGTTCTCGACGACGACGATGGCGTCGTCCACGAGAATGCCGATCGAGAAGATGAGCGCGAAAAGGCTGACGCGGTTGATCGTATAGCCCATCAGCCAGGAGGCGAAGAGCGTGAGGAGGATGGTCGTCGGGATGATGACGAAGACGACGACGCCCTCGCGCCAGCCGACCATCACGACGATCAGCGCCACGATGGAGACGGTGGCGAGCGCGAGATGAAAGAGCAGCTCGTTCGCCTTCTCCGTCGCCGTCTCGCCATAGTTGCGGGTGACGTCGATTTCGAGGTCTTCCGGAACGATGCGTCCTTTGACCGATTCCAGCCGCTTCAGCACGTCCTCGGCGACGATGACGGCGTTGGCGCCCTTGCGCTTCGCGATGGCGATGCTGACGGCTGGACGCTTGACCAGCTCCCCGTCTTTCGCCTTCGTCATCGTCCAGCTTCGCTTGTCGGGCTCGGAGGCGCCGACGATGACCTCCGCCACATCCTTCACATAGACGGGGCGGCCGTCGCGCGTCGTGAGAAGTAAAAGCCCGATATCGGGCGCGCCTTGAAGCGTCTGGCCGGCGACGACGGGGATGGATTTGTCGCTTTCCCGAAAGGCGCCCACCTGGAAGGAGCGATTGGCGTTGGTCAGCTTGTCGATGAGCTGGTTGAGCGTCACGCCATATTGCGAGAGCCGCTCGGGATCGGGCTCGACGCGGATCTGATTGGGGCTGCCGCCGACAATGTAGCTCAGGCCGACATTCTCGACCTTGGTCAGCTCGTGCTGCAGCTCCTCGGCCACCTGATAGAGGCCGTTATCGGTCCAGCCGTTCGCGCGCTCCGGTTTGGCGGCGAGCGTGAGCACCACAATCGCGACGTCGTCAATGCCGCGGCCGATGATGAGCGGCTCGGGAATTCCCTTGGGCAATCCCGTAATGTTGGCGCGGATCTTATCGTGTACGCGCAGCACGGCGTTATCCTGCGGCGTGCCGACGAAGAAGCGGGCCGTCACCATCGCCTGATCGTCGCGCGTCTGGGAGTAGACATGCTCGACGCCGTTGACGCCCTTGATGATGTCCTCGAGCGGCCGCGTGATCAGTTCGATCGCATCCTCGGCCTTGTAGCCGTTCGCCTGCACCATGATGTCGACCATGGGCACGGAAATTTGCGGCTCCTCCTCGCGCGGCAAGGCCTGCAACGCGATGAGGCCGACGAGAATGGAGGCGAGGAGCAGCAGCGGCGTCAGCGGCGAATTGATGAACGTCCGCGTGAGGGTTCCAGATATGCCGGCATGGAATTCTTTTTCCTGACTCATGGCGTCTGCACCACGTCGCCGTCATGAAGCCCGGAGAGAATCTCGATCGCGTCGCCATGCGCGTCGCCTGTCTGCACGACGACTTCCGCGCCGCTCGCAAGCTTCACGAAATCGACGCCGGCGCGGCGATAGATCGCGGATTTTGGCGCGAGAATGGCGTTGCGCTTGCCGGTCGTCACATAGACCCGAGCGCGCTCGCCGACGAAATAATCGCCGAGACCCTTCACTTCGACATCGGCGATCACGCGGCCGCCCTGGATTTCGGGATAGACGATGCGCACGCGGCCCTCCCTGCGGGAGGCGCCGTCATCCGTGTTCTGGCCGCGCTGGCCGATCTCGACGCGATCGCCGGCGCGCATGAAGCGCGCGTGACGCTCCGGGAGCTGGAGGCGCAGAATGTAATTGTCTTCCGCGAGCGTCGCGATGGTCTCGCCGGGCATCGCCACGCGGCCGACGGAGACGGGAATCGTCAAGATGCGGCCCGGCCCCGGCGCTTTCACCGAGCCCTCCGCCGCCTGTTGCTCGATGACGCTTTTGTCCGACTGCAAGGCGGAGAGATTGCGTTCGGCGACGTCCAGCGCGGTCTTGGACTGATCGAA
The nucleotide sequence above comes from Methylocystis parvus OBBP. Encoded proteins:
- a CDS encoding patatin-like phospholipase family protein, which translates into the protein MSRGGVLGGKTVALALGGGGARGLAHISVLQALDEIGVRPVAMAGTSIGAIIGAAYAAGFSGAELRAHTDAILGNHIALARKLLYARARRRQPLLTRLAHPLLFDGVRFLDAFWPAGMPETFEELEIPMTVVATDFRRRAEAVFSRGALRTAVAGSMAIPGVVRPPKSEVGYLVDGGLVNPLPYDHLAGKADIIVAVNVSGNSGPESETRAPSPFQTIIVASQILMNSISSRMIEEDPPDVLIAPAVHQYLALDLFKTSRIFEAGDACREALRGQLLQAAERLENQRLD
- a CDS encoding alpha/beta fold hydrolase codes for the protein MSESADLFPGFASHWIDAPAGKIFARSHGAGPAVLLLHGFGQTHVAWRKVAPKLAERFTVVVMDLRGYGWSAAPESEKGEAYAKREMAGDVVRVMEALGHVQFALVGHDRGARVGFRLALDHPGRLTRLALINIAPVDDNFGASDLWRVGRARFLSMDAPQPEELVALDPADFLNDALKDSSKDKSLDVFGPQALAAYHAAFNDPTRIHAFCEDYRAGATIDKEALAADKAADKKLLVPTLILYGETTFPSLGGALRGAWKEWGDDVTSVAIDSGLYAMEEAPEATLRALDPFLR
- a CDS encoding carbonic anhydrase → MSKIVDEVMSANAAYVSNFGSKGELALPPARGFAILTCMDARLDPAKYAGLSEGDAHVIRNAGGRASDDAIRSLVISHKLLGTKEWFVIHHTNCGMELFCDEVMSELLDDNLSTASLDMSTLKWSNPQHGGGCAAGHFIKWHTIKNQEDSVAQDVARIRSHPLAPKNIPIYGYIYDVKTGKLVEVPKATEIGKAA
- a CDS encoding rhodanese-like domain-containing protein, whose protein sequence is MLSGLMSKLMGGGGKEPPTIEHDDFARVVKEGACAIIDVREPHEYAAGHVPGAKNLPLSQFNPSQLPKGQCVIICQAGGRSAKALGQAIAAGRKDVRHYAPGTGGWRARGGAVQG
- a CDS encoding carboxymuconolactone decarboxylase family protein; translation: MTNDWPELAKALSADLRDLRIGAPDVMKAFSSMATTAGAPGALDAKTKELIALAVSVSARCDDCIAFHAKAAAQRGASRDEVMETLAMAIYMGAGPSVMYASHALAAFTQFDAENPQAKSA
- a CDS encoding efflux RND transporter permease subunit, translating into MSQEKEFHAGISGTLTRTFINSPLTPLLLLASILVGLIALQALPREEEPQISVPMVDIMVQANGYKAEDAIELITRPLEDIIKGVNGVEHVYSQTRDDQAMVTARFFVGTPQDNAVLRVHDKIRANITGLPKGIPEPLIIGRGIDDVAIVVLTLAAKPERANGWTDNGLYQVAEELQHELTKVENVGLSYIVGGSPNQIRVEPDPERLSQYGVTLNQLIDKLTNANRSFQVGAFRESDKSIPVVAGQTLQGAPDIGLLLLTTRDGRPVYVKDVAEVIVGASEPDKRSWTMTKAKDGELVKRPAVSIAIAKRKGANAVIVAEDVLKRLESVKGRIVPEDLEIDVTRNYGETATEKANELLFHLALATVSIVALIVVMVGWREGVVVFVIIPTTILLTLFASWLMGYTINRVSLFALIFSIGILVDDAIVVVENIVRHWRMRGERSLIDTAVEAVAEVGNPTIVATMTIIAALLPMMFVSGLMGPYMSPIPANASLAMVFSFFVAMTITPWLLLKIAGKRFEQEGGAGHDHSHERGAMGDFYARIATPLLEGRDRSKKFLAAVGVATLLSLGLFYTKSVRVKLLPFDNKSEIAVVVDLPRGASLEETDRVLTAAAERLKDIPELTSVQSYAGAAAPFNFNGLVRHYYVRNMPEMGDLAINLLPKDERKRASHAIALEVREKLKGLPMPARTAVKVVEVPPGPPVLSTLLAEVYGPDAQTRRDLASRLRKAFDAVDFVVDTDDSFGQRAERLRFAIDQEALEYHGVEERAVYDTIGALVGGVKIGFSQRGGGAKPIDITVALPRSEMTPSERILSTPLPAGGTVRQGANVELGDVVKATRELGSYPIFRHNGRFAEMVSAEVAGRFEAPIYGMFAVEDEIKKMDWGKDGAPTVKYHGQPLDDAQPTFLWDGEWEVTYVTFRDMGAAFMVALLGIYLLVVAQFGSFKLPLVILAPVPLTLVGIVIGHLLFNAAFTATSMIGFIALAGIVVRNSILLVDFIRHLREKGMPLRAALVEAGAVRFKPIFLTAAAAIIGAAFILTDPIFQGLAISLVFGLASSTALTLLVIPAIYVVLRDDERPEAPHAPERMTP
- a CDS encoding efflux RND transporter periplasmic adaptor subunit — its product is MGRLRQLILFAAIASPSLALSGEVALHMTPIDDMKAVVASVEPAHQLVARARIGGTVTSLKIKEGDEVSAGAELAVVADQKLFLQMQSVDQRIRGLQSQRDKAKTDFDRAQELLRRGVSTKVMFDQSKTALDVAERNLSALQSDKSVIEQQAAEGSVKAPGPGRILTIPVSVGRVAMPGETIATLAEDNYILRLQLPERHARFMRAGDRVEIGQRGQNTDDGASRREGRVRIVYPEIQGGRVIADVEVKGLGDYFVGERARVYVTTGKRNAILAPKSAIYRRAGVDFVKLASGAEVVVQTGDAHGDAIEILSGLHDGDVVQTP